Genomic window (Dyadobacter fanqingshengii):
GACCGCCGGTAACCCGGATTTGAAACAGGAATATCGCAATATATTCAACGTTCGTTATTCGCTTGCTGGTGCAGAAAGACCTTACAGTTTGAATGCAATGATTTTTGTAACACAGACCAACAATGCGATCGTTAATTCAACATTGATTGCGCAGGAGCCAACCGAAGTGGCTAACGGGATTATTTTGGAACGCGGTGCCAAATTTACGAAGCCTGTGAATGTGGATGGAAGCTGGAATGCAAGAACTTTCCTGGCCTATGGAAAACCGGTTGCGCCGCTGAAACTGAATGTGAACCTGACCACGGGCTTCAATTACGTTCGTTCGCCGGGTTTGATCAACAACACTTCCAATTTTTCCAACACTTACGCAGTTTCACAAGGTCTGGTTATCAGCAGTAATGTGAGCGAGAACCTTGATTTTACGGTGTCTTATTCAGGAAATTACAATATGGTCCGCAATACGATCCAGCCGAATTTGAACAATAATTATTATACGCAGGGAATCACAGGACGTGTCAACTGGATTTTTGGAAAAGGATTTGTGGTGCAAAGCGACATTAGCAACCAGTCTTACCGGGGCTTGGGAGAAGGTTATAACCAAAATTTCACCTTGTGGAATGCGAGCGTAGGGAAAAAATTCCTGAAAAACAATGCGGGTGAATTGAAACTGACTGTTTTTGATATACTAAAACAAAACAACAGCATTACCAGAAACGTAACAGAAACTTACGTGCAGGACGTTACCAACCGCGTGTTGACACAATATGCAATGCTGACATTCACTTACACATTGAGAAATTTTGGAAAAGCACCAGCTCCTGAAAACAACCGCCGCAGAGATTTTGAAGGGGGTGATATGCCTGGTGGTGGAAGAGGAGGCAGAGGGGACCGTGGCGGTTTTAACTAAGCAACCAATCCTGAATCGAACATTTCAGTACAAAGAAAAGCCCGGAGCGAGCATTCGTTCCGGGCTTTTCTTATAATGATATTTGAAAATCTATTTTTTGGAAGGAAAAGGAATGATCAGTTTTTCACCTCTTTCGGAGAAATCCCTTGTTCTGCCATTCGCTTTCATGAGCGCTTCTTTGGTAATACCATATTTGCCTGCAACAACCCTCAAAACATCACCCGGACCAACCGTATGCACCGCCTGAACCTGTATTTTAAGTTTCGTAACATCAGACTTTAATTCAGGACTGGACGAATTCAAGCCCTTTAATGTTTCCGTTTTTAAATTGTAGCGGGATGCAATAGTCGAAAAGCTTTCACCGCTTTTTACTGTATGTGTAATTTGTTCTCCACCCACGGAGGATGCCGAAATAGCGGGAGTTGTTTCTTTTTCGGCCTCTTTTGGTTTTTCTTTTGCCGGTTCAGCTGTTTTCTCAGCAGGTGTAGTTTCCAGCGCTTCGGCAGGTTCATCTGTGATCGGCTCGCCGACACTTTGTTCATCCAATGTCGAATCTACAACAACCGAGGTAAGCTCCTCGGAGTTGGAAGAACTGTCTGAAATGTATTCATACCCCACGTACAACATTGCTAATACCAAAAGAACCAACACCAGAAGCGTAACAATAGGGAGGTTGGACTTTTCGGTCGGACGGACATTTCTTTTTTTAGGGAATTCGTCTTCCATAGCCGGTTATTCGATGTTTTGTGGTGCAAATTAATTTTACGAAAATACTAAAGACCTTCTAACTTCCAAGGTGATTTCTCAATTCCTGATTCATCACCGCAACTTTTTCTTTTAAGCCTTCTTTGAACAAATCGAGCCGTTTTCCAACTTCCTGATTGCTGGCTCCAATAATCTGCGCAGCCAATATTCCGGCATTTCTGGCACCATCCAATGCAACCGTTGCAACCGGAACGCCCGATGGCATTTGCAAAATGGACAGCACCGAATCCCAGCCATCTATCGAATTACTTGAAAGAACGGGAACGCCTATAACGGGCAAGGAAGTGAGTGAAGCAACCATTCCCGGCAAATGCGCCGCGCCGCCCGCGCCGGCGATGATGACCTGTAATCCGCGGCTTCTGGCCGTTGAGGCATATTCCAGCATGCGTTCGGGAGTCCGGTGTGCGGAAACGATCTCCATTTCGAAGTCGATCCCAAGCTCGGAAAGTGCGTCAGCTGCTTGCTGCATGATTTTCCGGTCCGACAGGCTTCCCATTATGATTCCAACCATTACTATAACGAAGATTACTTACTGATTACTCTAATATTCTGCTTAACAAAATCAACCTTTCTCTTTAAAGACGCGATATCGGCATCCATAATGGTAATGTGGCCCATTTTTCTGAATGATTTTGTAATGGCCTTCCAGTAAAGGAACGGGAAAACCTGTTCAGTAGCCAACAATTTCTCCATTCCTTCATAAATAGCCGGGCCCTCGTAGCCTTCTTCACCCAGCAAATTCACCATAGCAGATGGTCCGTAAGCGTGCGTGCTGCCAAGCGGCAAATCCAGAATGGCCCGCCAGTGCTGCTCGTATTGGGAAGTTGCATTGGCACGTATGGTGTGGTGCCCGCTGTTATGCGGTCGTGGTGCCACTTCGTTAATGAGGATTTCGCCGTCCGCTGTCATAAAAAGCTCCACCGCCAGAAGACCGACGATCTGGAAAGCTTCCGCGGTTTGTTTTGCTATTTCCTGCGCTCTTTCTTCAACCGATTTTTCAATTTCTGCGGGAGCAAAAAGATATTCCACAAGGTTTAATTCGGGATGAAAAACCATTTCCACGGTTGGGAACGTTGTAATTTCGCCCTTCACATTCCGCGCTACAATCACGGCCAGTTCCTTTTCGAAAGGCACTGCTTTTTCCAATAGTCCGGGCTGCTCGAAAGCCTTTTCAATGTCTGCTTCGGAAGTTAACCGCTGCACGCCGCGGCCGTCGTAACCGTCTTTTCCCAGCTTATGAAATGCTGGTAAAAAGGAGGCGTTTTTATAAACGTCTTCCCGGTTTTCTGTTAAAATAAAGTCCGCGGTAGGGAGGTTATTTTCTTTGTAAAACTGCTTCTGAACCCGTTTATCCTGGATCTGGCGGATTACAGATGGTTGCGGGAAGATCTTTTTTCCTTCCTTTTCCAGCGCCTCTAACGCATTAACATTCACTTTTTCGATTTCTATTGTGATCACATCCAGGTCTTTACCGAAATTATAAACCGTGTCATAATCCTGTAAAGAGCCTTGTTGGAAGTGAGGGGCAATTTGTCTGCATGGAGCCTCTGCGTCGGGGTCAAGGACATGGATGTCCAGATTCCAGTCCACAGCGGCTTGCAAAAGCATAAGTCCTAGTTGGCCGCCGCCAAGAATTCCTATTCGCGATGAAAGCATTTAAAAGTTTCGGTAGTGTCACACAAAATTGGTGTAAAAACCGCTAACATAAAACTGAACGGGGATGTTTTGGTGAGAATTCTGCTTCCTATTGTCTTATCATTTCAAAAACCTGATCAAGGCGATCTCCACCAGCAGGAAGAAAAGGGCGGCGTATAGGAAATATTTCCAGAGGTTGGTTCCCATGTTTTGTTGCTGGAATGCTGTTGAGAACGCGTCGTCGTCGATGCGGTCGAAAACTTGGATGTTCTTTTGGCCTGCGAAAATGGTCCTGAGCTCGTCGGGGGAATAGTATTGCAGTTTTGATTCTGCGTTGTTGTGATTCAATGCGATGATCTGCTCTACTTTGTTGTCTTTTAGTAATTCAAAATAACCAGCATCCAGCCCTTCGCCCAGCTGATCACCTTGCGGGATTTCCAGTAAAAGCTGGTTTCCGGCGATGCGTTGCACTGGAATGACCTCCGTTTTATTTCTTCTTAATTTATAAACGGTGTTGGGTTGCGCCTTTTCCACATTCAGACTAATCGGATTCTCGTCAAACTTGAAAGAAGTGCGTTGCGCGCGCACGCTGGATGCGGCGATTTTGTACATGATCGGCACGAAAATAGCATGCTGGGCAATGTTTCCGTATTCAGGATTTAATGGCGCTGCGAAGAGATAGAGCTTCCCTGTGCCAGATGTAACCTGGTTCAGATAAGTCTGGCCGTTACGCAATGCCAGCACCATTTGCCCGGCGTTTGCCCAGCTCCAAACGGGTGAAGCGGAGGGCAAATTCAGATTCAACTCCTGCCGCACAGATTCTTCAAAAACATCGCTGAAAAACGGATTGTTGCGATCCGGCGCAGCAAACGCAACTGGCGCGGGATCGCCATTCTGTGTGGCAGCGAGACCATTAACGCCAAGCCGCGCAAGGAAGCCGTTATAACTTTCGGTGTTGGGAGCGGCTGGTGGGATCACCGTTATGCTGCCGCCGTTCCGAATGAGCTCCTGCAAATCCTGCGGTAAAGAACCAGAAAGTGCTGTAACACCCTCTAAAACAACCAAATCAGTTTTTTTTATCAAACCCGGGTCAACATTATTGGCACTGTAACTTTGGAGCGAAAACAGGCTGTCATTGGCATAGACATTTTCAATGTAATTCCCCGTTGACTTTTGCCCATAAATGTGCAGCACGCGAATCAATGGTGAAGCATTGAGGACGAAATAATAATTGTTATCGAATGTTACGGGGAAATCGTCAAATGTAATCTGTCCTTTTTTGTAGCCTTTCCCTTTCAGATTAAAATTGAATTTCGCTGTCGCGCTGCCGTTCGCAGGCACATTCACGGAGGCTGTTGAAGCTTGCGTATTGTCGAGATTCAGCTTCAAAACAACATTCCGGGCTGCTTCGGAGCCGGAATTGCTGACTTTTACGAAGAGAATGTTATTCTGCAACTCACGGATAAAAGGTGTGTTGAGCCATGCGGAATCTACGAAAACATTCTTCTCCGCAGCAGCCTGAACGGGCACCAGGAAAAGTTGATTGGTCGTATCTGTTTTAAGCCCGGAGAGATTTCCGGAAGTGCTTTTTTGAAAATCTGAAAACCAGAAAAGCTGATTTTTACCCGGATGCTGATGCCGGGCCATGAGGTTCTCCTGTCTTTTATAAACCTGCTCAAATGTGCGCGGTGTATTTGATAAACCAATGGTTGTCAGCCTATCGCGTAATTTTTCCGAAGCATATAAGCCCTGTTCCTGGGCCGAAAAATCATTGGTAACGAGTTGAAGGGAAGTTGCGTTTCTGAAAAGTCCCAATAATTCGCTCAAACGCGCGGTTGCAATATCAAGATAGCGTTTGTTGTTGAGCTCGCTTTCCATGCTCAGCGAGTTATCCAGGTATAAGCTGGTAATGCCTTTCCGGTCTACGGCGAAATTGTTTTTTGCAGGTAAAAACGGCTGAGCGAATGCCAGCGCAAGGCAGATGATCGCCAAAACGCGCGCCGCTAGCACCAGCCAATGTTTAACCTGCCTTACCGACCGCGTTTTTGTTTCTACGGCTTTTAAAAATGCGACGTTGGTAAAATAGACTTTTTTGGTACGACGGAAATTAAATATATGAATCGCAATTGGAACCGAAACAGCCAGAAGACCCCACAAAAATGATGGAAAAAGGAAACCCATTTAGTTATGAATATTTTCGTGTTTCATGTTCAACGCAGTTAAGAAAGACAAATTACACTAAAATCTCATAACACTTTTTTATTTCAACAGCTTTCTGATATGTAGGCAGCTTTTTTCTAACTTTGCACTTCGTTTTCCGACAGCAAAGTGACTTTCACAATGCGCGCAGGGATTTACAGATTTGTTAATTTAAACTGAATTATGGCCAAAGTTTCGGTGAATAAACACCAGCCCGTCTATCAGATGCCTACGAACCCGGCTGCGGTTCGTACAAAAAGATACGCTTTACCCACTAAAAAATACATTGCCCTTGCTATGCGTCACTTTTTTAAAACGCAGATGAAATGGGGATTGATACCATTGGCGCTGATCCTGATCAATGCCGTTCTGAACCTCACTGGCGTTTATCCAAATTTGTGGATTTACATTACGGTATTTGTCGGCGCGTTGCTATATGTGCTGTTTTGGCTGGTCCAGTTTACAGGCATTACGCAGCTTGCCCAATACAAGCCGATGTTTGAGAAGTTCGCTTACGAAATCGATAATCGTCAGATCCTGATGAAATTGAACCAGAAAGAGGGCAGTGTGATGAAATGGGAGCAGATATTAGACGCTTACAAGGATAAGGATGCTTATGTGCTGGTCATTTCAAAAGGCCAGTTTTTATATCTGCCTTTCAGCATTTTTACTTCTGAACACGATATCAAGGTTTTTGAGCGAATCATGAAGCAAAAAGAATTTTTGAAAGCGTAATATTCTGACAAAAATGAAAAATCCCGGTCTGAACAGATCGGGATTTTTTTGTGCTATTTCAATTGCGCCTGCTGGTGGTCCTTACCGAATTTCTTTTCTCCGGCCGTGATCGCAATGGGCAAATGATTGGGCGCCGGTGGGATAGGGCAATTATAGCCATCACTGTAAGCACAGTAGGGATTATATGCCTTGTTGAAGTCCAGCACCAGTTCGCCGTCTTTTATATCAGTGGTTTTGAGATCCAGATAGCGTCCTCCGCCATATGACTCGTCACCATTTGTTTTGTCTTTAAAGGGAATAAAAAGATAATCTTTATACTTCGCAAGTTGCTGTAAACTCAGACTTCTGTAAACGGTTAATGTCTGTTTTCTCCCGTTGATGCGAAATTTAACTCTGCCATATTTGACATAAGTCTTATTTACACCGCTATAGGTGGGCATTTCAAAAGATTGACCCCGGCTTTTTTCAAACTTTGCCACAACCCGGTAAGTTGAATCGGGCTCATAGAATTGTAAAAACGGTAAATCGGCTTGTTTTAAGGGGGAGTTAGCTGAACTCAGAAATTCATCTTTGTATTTTTTTCTGTATTTATCAGTCTCCTTCTTAAAATCCTGCGCACCAGCCAGTGAAACTGTAATCAGCAATAACCCGAGTGTGTTTAAAACGCTTTTCATACTTGGTAAAAGTAAATCCGGTAAAAAATTACCGGATTTTATTAAAAAATATCCAGAAAGCCTAGACACTTAAAATACTGTGCCTAATTAGCTTTAACAACTTTGATTTTCGACTCGTCGATGTTATAAGCTTTTACAACCGCATTATAGTCGCTGTAATCCACTTGTCCGGCTGTGCGTGCGGCAAAATCGGCAGGGATAATCACTACGCGAAAATCCTGATCCCTGGTGTAATCTGCGATTACAGTGTTCAGATTAACAGTTCCGTCCAGGAAGATCGAAAAATCCTGAGCCGTGCGGTCTGTATTATAAGTTAGGATGCCGTTGTCAAGAAATGCAGTCTGTGGAAGCAGTCTGTATGTTTTCAATGTTGTTCCGTTCACATCTTCTGTTCCCCAGTTAATATACACCAGCACGGCATCCGATTCAAGCACGTCTACACCAAGCTTTGCATCCGCGAACGTGAGGCCATACTGAAAATCATCTGCGGCAAGAAAGTCCACACCCACCAGATCGAACGTGGTTCCCACCAGCGCGTCACCCTGCGGTCCTTGTGGTCCTTCGGGCCCTTTGCAACCCTGGAATGCAACAATTACGGCCAGCAGGAGAGGCATTATTATCTTTTTCATGATTTAATAGATTAAGTTGAATTATGGTTTTGTAATATGGTTTTTAGATTGCAGCGCAATAATAAAGTTTAATCCCCGATCAGCCATTAACAATCCTTAACTAAAAGAGCTGGTGGCGGATAAAGAATGCGCATAGTCTGGAACATGGAAAAGAGGCCATTTATTGCGCGGTATATTAATTTAATAATTTGCGTAAATCAGCGATGCTTGTTACTTTTCGTTGAAACGATCCAATTAAGATGGATTTAAATTTAACTCTAAAACACATTTGATATGATTAACCGTAAAGCAACAGCCGTTTGGAAAGGAACCGGTAAAGAAGGAACAGGGACCGTAAGCACGCAAAGTACTGTGTTGGAGAATACCCAATATTCGTTCAACACCCGTTTCGCTGAGGGCAAAGGAACCAATCCTGAGGAGCTGATCGCAGCCGCTCACGCAAGCTGTTTTGCTATGAAACTTAGCTTTGAGCTCAATGCCGCTGGTTTTACAGCAGACGAACTGAATGCAACTGCAACTGTAACATTGGATCCTGCAAAAGGACAGGTTACAAAAAGTGCGATTGACTTGAAAGCAAAAGTTCCAGGCGTTGATACAGATCAATTTGCGCAAATTGCAGATAAGGCGAAAAAAGAATGCCCGATTTCCCAATTGCTGAATGCGGAAATTACATTGAATGCAGAATTGGTTTCAGAATAACCATGTCTGATCTGGTTACCGGGCATCAAGATTACCAGCCCGGTAACTAATTTAATTCTCCATCTATAAAAAGGTCGCTGGATATTCTGTCCGCAAAAAGCTTCCCCGAGTCAGTCAGATACCAGTTATCCGCATCTTCCCTGATCCAGTTCTTCTCAGTCATTTTTTCAAGGTCTGCATGATGCGTTGAAAGAAAGGATCTTCCAGACAACATTTCCAGTTTTTCTTTATTCACGCCCCATTTCGTGCGAAGGCCGGTTAGCAAATATTCATTGGTCTGATCCGCTGGGGATAGCGTTTCCAAAGTTGCAGGAATGATCTGATTTTGAATGGCTTCAAGATAACGGGCGTTGTTGGAAACATTGTATTCCCGGCTGACGCCATTGTACGAATGCGCACTCGGGCCAACACCTAAATACGGCCTTTGTTTCCAATACGAGCTGTTATGCATGCTGTAATGGCCGTTTCTGGCAAAATTCGAGATCTCGTATTGTTCATAACCATTTTCAGCCAATGTTTTCACGAGCATTTCAAATTGCTGCGCCGCATATTCTTCGTCAATAGGCTGGATCTTCTTCTTTTTAAGCCAGCTTCCAAATGCAGTTTGCGGCTCGATGGTGAGACAATAAGCAGAAATGTGCGCAATGTCCAGCGAAAATGCTTTTTGCATATCCTGCAATAAAATGCCGTGATCGGGGGCAGGAATTGCATAAATGAGATCGATGGAAATGTTCTTGATGCCAATTTCCTGTGCAGTTCTCACGCAATGTTCTCCTTCGTGAGCGGAATGAATCCTGTTCAGGAATTTCAAATGTGGTTCGTGAAAGGATTGTATGCCAATACTCAGCCTGTTTATCCCTGCATTGTAAAATTGCTGCAACTTCTCCCTTTGCAGATCGTCAGGATTGGCTTCAAGCGTTATTTCTGCGTTAGAAGCGACTGTAAAATGTCGATTGATCGTATTAAGCAACAGATGCAATTCCTCTTCGTCCAGCAACGAAGGCGTGCCGCCGCCGAAATAAATGGTTTCAATATCCGCTTTGGGCAGGTAATCTTTCCTTAGGATGATCTCATTGGCAATCGCCTCAACGACAGCGCGTTTGTTGGACGTATTCGTGCTGAAATGAAAGTCGCAATAATGGCAAGCCTGTCTGCAAAAGGGAATATGAAGGTATAAATGCATTATTTGGAATTTTTCTGCCACTCCCAGCCGATCTTGACACCAGCCCACAAATTGTCTTTCGGTGCCCCATTGTAGTAACGGTTACCAAATGCATTCAGGTCATAACCAAGACTGTAAATGCCAGCGTTCACTTTTTCGGCGGATGCCGACAGTTCGCTGTAAAAATGTTGTCCCCAGCTTTTCTTCCAGCTTACACGTGCAATCCATTGATTATAAGGTGTGTTTTCAACCGTGTTGGCATCGTTCAAATAAAATGAGCTTCCGTGCTGGTAAGTAACGAACGCAGCAAAGCCATATCTGAAAAGGGCGTCTACGCCAGATGTTTGTGAAAATTTAGGGATGCCAGGAATTCTTTTGCCACTCAAATCCACGTCTGCTTGCTGAAAACTTTCGAAAGTATATTTTGTTGCGGTGCCTGTATTCCACAATTTAAGCATGACCGGAAGTTTAGGGTCAGATAAGATGTCATAAGCAATGGTCCATTCCAATCCATTCTGGCGTGTTTTACCTGCATTGATAAAAAACTCGGCGCCTGCTTCATTCGTGCGTCGAACAATGGTTTCACGCAATCCAAAATGATATAAACTAATTTCCCCGGTGATCACTTTGCCGGTTTTCCTGATTCCAAATTCCGTATTCATGCCTTTTTCTGCTTCCAAATCCCTGCGGAAGCCACCGGCAGACGGCCGCACTTCCTGCAATGTAGGAGGGGAGTAACCGCCACTGTATGACGCCACAACCGCCCAGTTCTTCGCTATAACCTTATTTGCCGCAAATCTTGGAACAAATATGCCGTCAAATTTGCGCTCCTCTTTGCTATATGGCAATGCGAAAAACCGTTCGTACTTGTATTTAAATGTATTGTAACTAGCGCCGACACTTAATGTAAGGTCTGTAAATACAACTGCTTCCAACTGGCTGAAAACGGAAAGGCTCGTGGTGCGAATGTCTTCCACGGTCTGTTGCTTGTCCGGCTTGCCGCCAATGTTGTCATAGTTGCGCTGCGCTGATTTGCCATATTGCCATTCGAATCCGGTTGTCCAGCTTGTTTTCACATTGCCGATCTGTGAGCGGTTTTGCCAGATATTCCTGCCGCCAATGCCATTCTCATCGCGTTTTTCATAGTTTGAAATAAACGGATTGGCAAAATCTGTAAATGTGAGATACAAAGCATTAGACTGCGTCCAGCTATCCGAGAGCTGCAATGTGTAATTGCCTCCTATTAATGCTAGTTTAGTGTAAATAGCAGCCTGCTGCGCCTCGCTCCCCGGCACCGTCGGGGTAGATTGTCTGGCCAGTTTCGGGTTGTTTTGATATTGTGCCAGGTTAATGCCGCCCGGCGTTTCATATTTCAAGTCCGAATACATGCCGAGAATGGATAATGTGCTTCGCTCACCCAATTTCGAGGAAGAAGTGAAGCGGATCGCATCCCTTACCATATTGCTGTGGTTTCGATATCCGTCCTGCTCGCTATGGCCATATTGTACAGAAATGTCACCAACCTGGATTGTCGAATTTCTGCTTTGAAAACCATATTTACCAAAACTCACACTTTGCTCGAAGCGGTTGGTGAAATCATTGTCTTGCTGGCTTTGCAGCAATACAACCCCGCCCGTTCCTGCTCCGTAAATGCTGCTTCCCGGGCCTTTGATCACCTCCATATTTTGAACAGCCCCATAATCCAGCGAATTCAGCGGCGTGTTTCCGCTCGCATCCGTGAAAGGGATCCCATTCCAGTAAAACTTGACATTACGCACCCCGAACGGCGAGCGGATGAGGCTTCCGCGGACGGAGAAACGGTAACTTCCTGGTGAGCGCTCTTCCATTTTAACGCCGGGAATTGTATTTACTGCATTAGCCCAGGTGTTAGTCGGAAACCTTTCCAGGGATCGTGACGTGATCAGTCCGACCGTTGCTGTGGTGGTAAGCGGGTCCGTTTTTGATTCGAAAGCATTCACAGTAACTTCTTCCAGTTCACGGACTTTCAGTGTATCACTTTGCGCTGCGGTTTTTCCCGGATTAACAAAAATTGATATCGATAATAAAAGGCTGGGAATGTAAAATTTGCGCATAAAGGTTGAGATGGCTATCAATAAAATACAAAGCTTAGTATTAAAAGGAATACCAGCAAGTGATATACCACCCATAACCTTTTACGCTAATATCAAGTTCAGGTTAGCAACACCGAATGAGCATAATTTTCTACAAACCAAATGCGTGGACGCGTATAGTGGTCTGGTAAGGTTTTTGTAGAATATGTTTTAGAATGACAAACCACCATTGATTAAAAAAGATTTAAAATTAAACACCCAGTTATGAAAAAGATCACTCTAATGGTTGCCACAATGCTGACCATGGGCATGCTGAGCCTAACAAGCTGCTCCGAAAAAACAAAAGACTCTGCTAACGAGACCGTTGAAGAGGCAAAAGAAGATATGGATGATAATGTATCAGAAGCGAAATCGGATATTAAAGAAGCAGGCGATGATTTTGAGGCGAAAGTGAAAGAGGATAAGGAATCATTGAAAGCGGATATCGATGAGGCTGTTGCAAAACTCGACAAAAAGATAGAAGATGCGGACGCCAAAATGGAAAAGGCCACTGACAAGGAAAAAGCGAAGTGGAGAGACCGCAAAAAAGAATTAACTGAGGAGAAAGAAGATCTGAAGGCTTCCTGGAAGAATGTTCAAGATGAAACCGCCGATAAGTGGGATTCATTCAAAGCAGAAACCAAGGAAAAGATCGCAAAAGCGAAAGCCGATATTAGGGATTAATTGTTTTTTATAAGGGTTACGAATTACAAAAATGCTCCCAATTGAGGAGCATTTTTGTTTTGTAACGGAATTACTTTCGGGGAAGGTGAATTTCCGTCATCATGCATCGGGCAGACCCTCCGCCATTTCCTTCAATCACACCCAGGTCCGTATGCAAAATGCGGGCATAATCAGTTAGCGCTTGCCGTTGGTGGCTGGTTAAAGAGTCATAGGCTTGGGTGGACATGACGAGGAACTTGTCAGATTTGTTGTTACGCACCATCAGCATATTGCCTGCAAAATGCCGCACCTGGTCAAATGTTATTTCAACAATGTATTTCTTGGTTTCTTCCAGTGCAGCCCGGACCATCTGGCGCTCGTCGGGATCTTTGATTGCTTCCAGGCAAACCACAGCGAAAACATCCCCGACACACATGATCACATTGGTGTGGTAAACGGGCTTGCCATTTTCATCCGAAGCCGAAAAAGCAACGATCTCATAACCCAAAGCCTCTGCAAACGCTTCCAAAACTTCGGGATGCGTACGCGGTGAAAGGCAGGCATAAGCGATTTTATAGCGACGGTCCAGCACCATGCTGCCGGTTCCTTCCAGGAATTTACCTTGTTCTTCAAAATAACTGAGGTCAATAATTTCCTCAATTTTGAAATCTTCTTTTAAGCGCTCTATAATGTCCAACCGGCGCTCGGCGCGGCGGTTTTCCGCCATCATAGGATATAGAACAACTTTCCCGCTTTGGTGAAAAGACACCCAATTGTTGGAAAAAACGGCATCCGGCCTTAGAATGTCTTCATTGTCATCAAAAACATGAAGATCCACACCCGCTTTTTTCAACTGATCGATCATCAGGTCAAATTCTTCCTTCGCCAAATCGCCGGCAGTTTCGTGCGTGCTAAGCGCAAACGATGGCTGCTGAAACTCGTTGCTTTCTGCGGTTTCTGCATTGAAGCCAAATCGCACCGGCCTGATCATCATGATCCGGGAGGTTGATTGGGGCTGAATCTGGGCGGATGAAGTGATAACGCGCATAGGAGTTTTTGGAAAAATGTCTAACGCAATTTACAACCGAAACGCCGCGAATACAATATAAACTTTACGGCGCAGCGACGCGCAAAATGGGCATACTCATGCAATGCGATCCGCCCCGCGCCCGGGAGAGCTCAGCGGATGGAAGGGTGATAAATGTGTCTGTTAATGTTTCAACGGACAGCTCATCGTCTTCAAGTTTCTG
Coding sequences:
- the hemW gene encoding radical SAM family heme chaperone HemW: MHLYLHIPFCRQACHYCDFHFSTNTSNKRAVVEAIANEIILRKDYLPKADIETIYFGGGTPSLLDEEELHLLLNTINRHFTVASNAEITLEANPDDLQREKLQQFYNAGINRLSIGIQSFHEPHLKFLNRIHSAHEGEHCVRTAQEIGIKNISIDLIYAIPAPDHGILLQDMQKAFSLDIAHISAYCLTIEPQTAFGSWLKKKKIQPIDEEYAAQQFEMLVKTLAENGYEQYEISNFARNGHYSMHNSSYWKQRPYLGVGPSAHSYNGVSREYNVSNNARYLEAIQNQIIPATLETLSPADQTNEYLLTGLRTKWGVNKEKLEMLSGRSFLSTHHADLEKMTEKNWIREDADNWYLTDSGKLFADRISSDLFIDGELN
- a CDS encoding TonB-dependent receptor — encoded protein: MRKFYIPSLLLSISIFVNPGKTAAQSDTLKVRELEEVTVNAFESKTDPLTTTATVGLITSRSLERFPTNTWANAVNTIPGVKMEERSPGSYRFSVRGSLIRSPFGVRNVKFYWNGIPFTDASGNTPLNSLDYGAVQNMEVIKGPGSSIYGAGTGGVVLLQSQQDNDFTNRFEQSVSFGKYGFQSRNSTIQVGDISVQYGHSEQDGYRNHSNMVRDAIRFTSSSKLGERSTLSILGMYSDLKYETPGGINLAQYQNNPKLARQSTPTVPGSEAQQAAIYTKLALIGGNYTLQLSDSWTQSNALYLTFTDFANPFISNYEKRDENGIGGRNIWQNRSQIGNVKTSWTTGFEWQYGKSAQRNYDNIGGKPDKQQTVEDIRTTSLSVFSQLEAVVFTDLTLSVGASYNTFKYKYERFFALPYSKEERKFDGIFVPRFAANKVIAKNWAVVASYSGGYSPPTLQEVRPSAGGFRRDLEAEKGMNTEFGIRKTGKVITGEISLYHFGLRETIVRRTNEAGAEFFINAGKTRQNGLEWTIAYDILSDPKLPVMLKLWNTGTATKYTFESFQQADVDLSGKRIPGIPKFSQTSGVDALFRYGFAAFVTYQHGSSFYLNDANTVENTPYNQWIARVSWKKSWGQHFYSELSASAEKVNAGIYSLGYDLNAFGNRYYNGAPKDNLWAGVKIGWEWQKNSK
- the ctlX gene encoding citrulline utilization hydrolase CtlX, whose protein sequence is MRVITSSAQIQPQSTSRIMMIRPVRFGFNAETAESNEFQQPSFALSTHETAGDLAKEEFDLMIDQLKKAGVDLHVFDDNEDILRPDAVFSNNWVSFHQSGKVVLYPMMAENRRAERRLDIIERLKEDFKIEEIIDLSYFEEQGKFLEGTGSMVLDRRYKIAYACLSPRTHPEVLEAFAEALGYEIVAFSASDENGKPVYHTNVIMCVGDVFAVVCLEAIKDPDERQMVRAALEETKKYIVEITFDQVRHFAGNMLMVRNNKSDKFLVMSTQAYDSLTSHQRQALTDYARILHTDLGVIEGNGGGSARCMMTEIHLPRK